A single region of the Oreochromis niloticus isolate F11D_XX linkage group LG19, O_niloticus_UMD_NMBU, whole genome shotgun sequence genome encodes:
- the d2hgdh gene encoding D-2-hydroxyglutarate dehydrogenase, mitochondrial isoform X2, with protein MAGLFQRALRLRTALRCLYDYSTLSRSTATLSPVDFHRPFLTCSSEQVLASTRKLHAGAEGSKVSPSAAPERLPFCRVTEEDLAFFRKILPGRTIVDPDLVEPSNVDWLKSVRGSSEVLLRPQTTEEVSQILSYCNSRNLAVNPQGGNTGLVGGSVPVYDELILSTSLMNKILNFDSISGVLTCQAGCVLENLSFYLEERDYIMPLDLGAKGSCQIGGNVATNAGGLRLLRYGSLHGTVLGLELVLADGQVLDCLSTLRKDNTGYDLKQLFIGSEGTLGVITAVSILCPRKPKSVNVVFLGCETFEQLLKTFQLCKGMLGEILSAFEFLDSECMRLLNTHLKLPNPISDCPFYIVIETSGSDPTHDAQKLHNFLEEAMTSSLVSDGTVATEEAKIKALWSLRERVTEALTHDGFTHKYDISLPVERIYQLVTDMRKHLGNQAKSVVGYGHVGDGNLHLNVTSPSKDPALLAAIEPFVYEWTASCRGSISAEHGLGLKKRNYIYYSKQSQAVALMGNIKAMLDPKGILNPYKTLPDNLKQ; from the exons ATGGCAGGACTTTTCCAAAGAGCACTAAGGCTAAGGACAGCTCTGAGATGTCTGTACGACTACAGCACACTCTCACGATCTACAGCCACTCTTTCACCTGTTGACTTCCACAGACCTTTTCTGACCTGCAGCTCAGAGCAGGTTTTGGCCTCCACTCGTAAGCTACATGCTGGGGCGGAAGGGTCTAAAGTATCTCCTTCTGCAGCACCAGAGAGGTTGCCTTTCTGCAGAGTAACTGAGGAAGATCTGGCCTTTTTCAGGAAGATCCTACCAGGCAGAACCATCGTTGACCCTGATCTGGTGGAGCCTAGTAATGTGGATTGGCTAAAGTCTGTGAGAG GTTCTAGTGAAGTGTTGCTTAGACCTCAGACAACAGAGGAAGTATCACAAATTCTAAG CTACTGTAACAGTCGTAACCTGGCGGTGAACCCTCAAGGAGGAAACACTGGGCTGGTTGGTGGCAGCGTGCCAGTTTATGATGAGCTCATTCTCTCCACCTCTCTAATGAACAAAATCCTTAACTTTGACAGTATCTCTG gTGTTCTGACCTGTCAGGCAGGTTGTGTCTTGGAGAACTTGTCTTTCTACCTCGAGGAGAGAGACTATATAATGCCACTGGACCTTGGGGCAAAAGGCAGTTGCCAAATTGGGGGCAATGTAGCAACCAATGCAGGTGGTCTCCGGCTGCTGCGGTATGGGTCCCTACACGGGACTGTGTTGGGTCTGGAATTG GTATTGGCAGACGGGCAGGTGTTGGACTGCTTATCCACCCTGAGGAAAGATAACACAGGATATGACCTCAAACAGCTCTTCATAGGGTCAGAAGGCACTTTAGGAGTCATTACTGCAGTGTCCATCCTTTGTCCACGGAAACCCAAATCTGTTAATGTTGTTTTCCTGG GCTGTGAGACCTTTGAGCAGCTGCTGAAAACATTTCAGCTCTGCAAAGGCATGCTGGGAGAAATTCTGTCCGCCTTCGAGTTCCTGGACAGTGAATGTATGAGGCTGCTGAATACGCATCTCAAACTACCCAATCCTATATCTG ACTGTCCATTCTACATCGTCATTGAAACTTCGGGATCTGACCCGACCCACGATGCGCAGAAACTCCACAACTTTCTTGAGGAGGCAATGACATCATCGCTGGTCAGTGATGGAACGGTAGCAACTGAGGAAGCAAAAATAAAG GCTCTGTGGTCACTGCGTGAACGTGTCACTGAGGCGCTGACTCACGATGGCTTCACCCACAAGTATGACATCTCCCTTCCAGTGGAACGGATCTACCAGCTGGTGACAGACATGAGGAAGCATCTGGGAAACCAGGCCAAAAGTGTGGTGGGATACGGACACGTAG GTGATGGTAACCTCCACCTGAACGTCACTTCTCCGTCTAAAGACCCTGCTCTCCTGGCTGCCATTGAGCCATTTGTTTATGAATGGACAGCCAGCTGTCGCGGGAGCATTAGTGCAGAGCATGGACTGGGCCTGAAAAAGAGGAACTACATTTACTACAGTAAACAGAGCCAGGCTGTGGCACTGATGGGTAACATCAAGGCCATGCTGGACCCCAAAGGCATCCTCAACCCCTACAAGACTTTACCAGACAACCTGAAGCAGTGA
- the d2hgdh gene encoding D-2-hydroxyglutarate dehydrogenase, mitochondrial isoform X1 yields the protein MAGLFQRALRLRTALRCLYDYSTLSRSTATLSPVDFHRPFLTCSSEQVLASTRKLHAGAEGSKVSPSAAPERLPFCRVTEEDLAFFRKILPGRTIVDPDLVEPSNVDWLKSVRGSSEVLLRPQTTEEVSQILRWMVTKSTERCLSSHQTFSHVLFSSYSYCNSRNLAVNPQGGNTGLVGGSVPVYDELILSTSLMNKILNFDSISGVLTCQAGCVLENLSFYLEERDYIMPLDLGAKGSCQIGGNVATNAGGLRLLRYGSLHGTVLGLELVLADGQVLDCLSTLRKDNTGYDLKQLFIGSEGTLGVITAVSILCPRKPKSVNVVFLGCETFEQLLKTFQLCKGMLGEILSAFEFLDSECMRLLNTHLKLPNPISDCPFYIVIETSGSDPTHDAQKLHNFLEEAMTSSLVSDGTVATEEAKIKALWSLRERVTEALTHDGFTHKYDISLPVERIYQLVTDMRKHLGNQAKSVVGYGHVGDGNLHLNVTSPSKDPALLAAIEPFVYEWTASCRGSISAEHGLGLKKRNYIYYSKQSQAVALMGNIKAMLDPKGILNPYKTLPDNLKQ from the exons ATGGCAGGACTTTTCCAAAGAGCACTAAGGCTAAGGACAGCTCTGAGATGTCTGTACGACTACAGCACACTCTCACGATCTACAGCCACTCTTTCACCTGTTGACTTCCACAGACCTTTTCTGACCTGCAGCTCAGAGCAGGTTTTGGCCTCCACTCGTAAGCTACATGCTGGGGCGGAAGGGTCTAAAGTATCTCCTTCTGCAGCACCAGAGAGGTTGCCTTTCTGCAGAGTAACTGAGGAAGATCTGGCCTTTTTCAGGAAGATCCTACCAGGCAGAACCATCGTTGACCCTGATCTGGTGGAGCCTAGTAATGTGGATTGGCTAAAGTCTGTGAGAG GTTCTAGTGAAGTGTTGCTTAGACCTCAGACAACAGAGGAAGTATCACAAATTCTAAGGTGGATGGTAACCAAATCAACAGAAAGGTGTTTATCTAGTCATCAGACTTTTtcacatgttttgttttcctcctATAGCTACTGTAACAGTCGTAACCTGGCGGTGAACCCTCAAGGAGGAAACACTGGGCTGGTTGGTGGCAGCGTGCCAGTTTATGATGAGCTCATTCTCTCCACCTCTCTAATGAACAAAATCCTTAACTTTGACAGTATCTCTG gTGTTCTGACCTGTCAGGCAGGTTGTGTCTTGGAGAACTTGTCTTTCTACCTCGAGGAGAGAGACTATATAATGCCACTGGACCTTGGGGCAAAAGGCAGTTGCCAAATTGGGGGCAATGTAGCAACCAATGCAGGTGGTCTCCGGCTGCTGCGGTATGGGTCCCTACACGGGACTGTGTTGGGTCTGGAATTG GTATTGGCAGACGGGCAGGTGTTGGACTGCTTATCCACCCTGAGGAAAGATAACACAGGATATGACCTCAAACAGCTCTTCATAGGGTCAGAAGGCACTTTAGGAGTCATTACTGCAGTGTCCATCCTTTGTCCACGGAAACCCAAATCTGTTAATGTTGTTTTCCTGG GCTGTGAGACCTTTGAGCAGCTGCTGAAAACATTTCAGCTCTGCAAAGGCATGCTGGGAGAAATTCTGTCCGCCTTCGAGTTCCTGGACAGTGAATGTATGAGGCTGCTGAATACGCATCTCAAACTACCCAATCCTATATCTG ACTGTCCATTCTACATCGTCATTGAAACTTCGGGATCTGACCCGACCCACGATGCGCAGAAACTCCACAACTTTCTTGAGGAGGCAATGACATCATCGCTGGTCAGTGATGGAACGGTAGCAACTGAGGAAGCAAAAATAAAG GCTCTGTGGTCACTGCGTGAACGTGTCACTGAGGCGCTGACTCACGATGGCTTCACCCACAAGTATGACATCTCCCTTCCAGTGGAACGGATCTACCAGCTGGTGACAGACATGAGGAAGCATCTGGGAAACCAGGCCAAAAGTGTGGTGGGATACGGACACGTAG GTGATGGTAACCTCCACCTGAACGTCACTTCTCCGTCTAAAGACCCTGCTCTCCTGGCTGCCATTGAGCCATTTGTTTATGAATGGACAGCCAGCTGTCGCGGGAGCATTAGTGCAGAGCATGGACTGGGCCTGAAAAAGAGGAACTACATTTACTACAGTAAACAGAGCCAGGCTGTGGCACTGATGGGTAACATCAAGGCCATGCTGGACCCCAAAGGCATCCTCAACCCCTACAAGACTTTACCAGACAACCTGAAGCAGTGA